A stretch of Carnobacterium iners DNA encodes these proteins:
- the murG gene encoding undecaprenyldiphospho-muramoylpentapeptide beta-N-acetylglucosaminyltransferase yields MKIILSGGGTGGHIYPALALIKRIKQLDPTTEILYVGTEKGLESKIIRNAAIPFKSIEVQGFKRSFSISNFKTIYLFITSIQKSKKIIKDFHPDVVIGTGGYVCAPVIYAASKLKIPTIIHEQNSVAGVTNKFLARYVTKIAVCFEEARNEFSNYSEKVDYTGNPRAQEAVDAKPSAILEDYYLVANQPTVLIFGGSRGARILNEAFLEAVPLLKNKDYQVLFATGEIHYESIKKHIEPYLENSSSISVVPYIENMPEVFANVELVVSRSGATTLAELTALGLPSILVPSPYVTNDHQTRNAESLTKRSAAKMIAENRLSGESLIEAIDELMLNKELRKNMANAAKKLGLPKAADHLIQMIKEITDKKK; encoded by the coding sequence ATGAAAATTATATTATCTGGTGGCGGTACAGGCGGGCATATTTATCCTGCCTTAGCTTTAATTAAAAGGATTAAACAGTTAGACCCTACTACTGAAATTTTATACGTTGGTACAGAAAAGGGATTAGAAAGCAAAATTATTAGAAACGCGGCGATACCATTTAAATCTATAGAAGTTCAAGGATTTAAACGTTCTTTTTCAATAAGCAATTTTAAGACAATTTATTTATTTATTACGAGTATTCAAAAATCGAAAAAAATAATTAAAGACTTCCATCCAGATGTCGTTATTGGAACAGGAGGTTATGTTTGCGCACCGGTTATTTACGCAGCATCAAAGTTAAAAATACCAACAATTATCCATGAACAAAATAGCGTAGCTGGCGTCACAAATAAATTTTTAGCACGCTATGTAACAAAAATAGCCGTGTGCTTTGAAGAAGCTCGAAATGAATTTAGTAATTACTCAGAAAAAGTCGATTATACAGGTAATCCAAGAGCACAAGAAGCAGTAGATGCAAAACCATCAGCTATTCTAGAAGACTATTATTTGGTTGCCAATCAGCCAACTGTTTTAATTTTTGGTGGAAGTCGTGGTGCTAGAATTTTAAATGAAGCTTTTCTTGAGGCTGTACCACTATTGAAAAATAAAGATTATCAAGTGCTATTCGCAACAGGTGAAATACATTATGAGTCAATAAAAAAACATATTGAACCTTATCTAGAAAACAGTTCGTCAATTTCAGTCGTTCCCTACATCGAAAATATGCCTGAAGTCTTTGCGAATGTTGAACTAGTAGTCTCTAGAAGTGGAGCAACGACATTAGCAGAATTAACAGCCTTAGGTCTACCAAGTATTTTAGTTCCTAGTCCTTATGTTACTAATGACCACCAAACTAGAAATGCTGAGAGTTTAACTAAACGGAGTGCAGCTAAGATGATAGCTGAAAATCGATTGAGTGGAGAAAGCTTGATAGAAGCAATTGATGAACTAATGTTGAATAAAGAGTTAAGGAAAAATATGGCAAATGCAGCTAAAAAATTAGGCTTGCCTAAAGCTGCAGATCATTTAATTCAAATGATAAAAGAGATTACGGATAAAAAAAAATAA
- the murD gene encoding UDP-N-acetylmuramoyl-L-alanine--D-glutamate ligase, protein MKNIKRYQNTKVLVLGLALSGVNAAKLLHSLGALVTVNDYKKFDENPEAQELLESGIKVVTGGHPVELLDEDFEWIVKNPGIMYTNPIIVRAIEKGIPVITEVELAYEVSESTLVGITGTNGKTTTTTMIADILNKKREKGQAYVAGNIGTPASLVAQTSTENDEIIMELSSFQLMGITELKPHIAIIINIYSAHLDYHGSRDKYVQAKMRITENQTESDYLIVNWDQPELRELTKTSKAKIIPFSRLEQLENGVYLKDDVIYYQNEPIMNKASILVPGEHNVENAMAAIAATKILGQKNGEIRECLEQFTGVKHRTQFVREFKGRRFYNDSKATNSLATKNALRGFKVPIILLAGGLDRGNNFDELVPELKNVKALIVFGETAVKLAETGEKAGIKQIKFVQNVEAAVTVAFELSEPGEVILLSPACASWDQYRSFEVRGDAFINSIEQLINETNKEEE, encoded by the coding sequence ATGAAAAATATTAAACGATATCAAAATACTAAAGTGTTGGTTTTAGGACTAGCTTTAAGTGGTGTAAACGCAGCAAAGTTGCTCCATTCACTAGGAGCGTTGGTAACGGTTAACGATTATAAAAAATTTGACGAAAATCCTGAAGCACAGGAATTATTAGAATCTGGAATCAAAGTAGTAACAGGAGGCCACCCTGTTGAGTTACTAGATGAAGACTTTGAATGGATTGTAAAGAATCCTGGAATTATGTATACTAATCCGATTATTGTACGGGCTATTGAAAAAGGTATCCCAGTTATTACGGAGGTTGAACTTGCCTATGAAGTTTCTGAAAGTACATTAGTTGGTATTACAGGGACAAACGGAAAGACAACTACGACAACGATGATTGCAGATATATTAAATAAAAAGCGTGAAAAAGGACAAGCTTATGTTGCTGGAAATATTGGAACCCCAGCTAGTTTGGTGGCCCAAACGTCTACAGAAAATGACGAAATTATTATGGAACTATCTAGTTTTCAATTAATGGGTATAACAGAGTTAAAGCCACATATCGCAATTATTATAAATATTTATTCAGCACATCTTGATTATCATGGATCAAGAGATAAGTATGTTCAAGCTAAAATGAGAATTACCGAAAACCAAACTGAATCTGACTATTTAATCGTTAATTGGGATCAACCAGAGTTGAGAGAACTAACAAAAACAAGTAAAGCTAAAATCATACCTTTCTCGCGATTGGAGCAATTAGAAAATGGTGTTTATTTAAAAGATGACGTTATTTATTATCAGAATGAGCCAATCATGAATAAAGCATCTATATTGGTGCCAGGTGAGCACAACGTAGAAAATGCTATGGCAGCTATTGCAGCTACAAAAATACTGGGACAAAAAAATGGCGAAATCAGAGAATGTCTTGAACAATTTACAGGAGTAAAACATCGAACTCAGTTTGTAAGAGAGTTTAAGGGAAGACGTTTCTATAATGATTCAAAAGCTACTAATAGTTTAGCCACAAAAAATGCTTTAAGAGGTTTTAAAGTTCCAATTATTTTACTTGCTGGAGGATTGGATAGAGGAAATAATTTTGATGAGTTAGTACCAGAACTAAAAAATGTAAAAGCTTTGATTGTTTTTGGAGAAACGGCTGTTAAATTAGCTGAAACGGGTGAAAAAGCGGGAATTAAACAAATTAAATTTGTTCAGAACGTAGAAGCTGCAGTAACCGTTGCCTTTGAATTAAGTGAACCAGGAGAAGTTATCTTGTTGTCACCAGCTTGTGCAAGTTGGGACCAATACAGAAGTTTTGAAGTTCGTGGAGACGCATTTATTAACTCTATCGAACAATTAATCAATGAAACAAATAAAGAGGAGGAGTAG
- the mraY gene encoding phospho-N-acetylmuramoyl-pentapeptide-transferase produces the protein MHWTEMLLSSVSSFALTIMAMPIIIGYFRTKQLGQTTRDDGPKWHEVKTGTPTMGGVVFLIASVISTVWVGVWQKSLSISLGLLLFITLLYGLLGFLDDFIKVFRKRNLGLTSKQKLIGQLVGGLLFFIVYQLNNLPTNLTIPLIGSIDFGWFYGIFALFWLVGFSNAVNLTDGLDGLVAGTAGIAYTAYAFIAWNQQQTDILIFCLTIMGGLVGFFFFNKKPAKIFMGDVGSLALGGGLAAVSILLKQEWSLLLIGLIFVIETASVMIQVTSFKLTGKRVFKMSPIHHHFEISGWSEWRIVLAFWFISLITAVLSLWLVF, from the coding sequence ATGCACTGGACAGAAATGTTATTGTCATCGGTTAGTAGTTTTGCGTTGACTATTATGGCAATGCCAATTATTATTGGCTATTTTAGAACAAAACAATTAGGACAAACAACAAGAGATGATGGTCCTAAATGGCATGAAGTTAAAACAGGAACGCCGACAATGGGGGGTGTTGTTTTTTTGATAGCATCCGTTATTTCAACGGTGTGGGTTGGTGTTTGGCAGAAGAGTTTATCAATAAGTTTAGGATTGTTATTATTTATTACTTTACTTTATGGTTTATTAGGTTTTTTAGATGATTTTATTAAAGTTTTTAGAAAACGCAACTTAGGATTAACTTCTAAGCAAAAATTGATTGGTCAATTAGTTGGTGGACTGCTATTTTTTATTGTTTACCAATTGAACAACCTCCCAACCAATTTAACTATTCCCTTGATAGGTTCAATTGATTTCGGATGGTTCTATGGTATTTTTGCTTTATTTTGGTTAGTTGGATTTTCTAATGCCGTTAATCTAACAGATGGACTAGATGGATTAGTTGCAGGTACAGCGGGGATAGCTTATACAGCTTACGCATTCATTGCTTGGAATCAGCAACAAACAGATATTTTAATTTTTTGTTTAACGATTATGGGAGGTTTAGTCGGCTTTTTCTTCTTCAATAAAAAGCCAGCAAAAATATTTATGGGAGATGTTGGTTCGCTTGCACTAGGCGGAGGATTAGCAGCAGTATCTATTTTATTAAAGCAAGAGTGGTCTTTACTTTTAATCGGATTAATTTTTGTAATCGAAACAGCTAGTGTCATGATTCAAGTAACCTCGTTCAAATTAACAGGAAAAAGGGTCTTTAAAATGAGTCCTATCCATCATCATTTTGAAATTAGCGGTTGGAGTGAATGGCGTATTGTATTAGCATTCTGGTTTATCAGTCTTATTACAGCAGTACTAAGCCTATGGCTAGTTTTTTAG
- a CDS encoding UDP-N-acetylmuramoyl-L-alanyl-D-glutamate--2,6-diaminopimelate ligase, which yields MKAIDLIAPLVIKGITSDIPQALSISKITQDTREIEKNSLFICIEGAIQDGHKLVEEAVSRGATLIIASKKITVSVPVVYVADTTKAMAVLADSFYEHPSQRLRVIGVTGTNGKTTVTHLLDQIFRNHGETTGVIGTMYRRIGDKLFTTKNTTPDSITLQKTLSEMNDAGVTTCSMEVSSHALVQGRVWGTDFDVAIFTNLSQDHLEYHRTMEGYAHAKELLFSQLGNSYQNTQPKYAVLNVDDSVGRSYQNKTAAQIYSYGIEEPADFRALELKTTNKGTSFILLFQGKKHPVHMQMIGKFNVSNALASIAAAYASGINLASVIDSMEKIKGVRGRFEVVQGVQNFTVIVDYAHTPDGLLNVLDAVNEIKTGKVYCIVGCGGDRDRTKRPIMAEVAIANSDYVIFTSDNPRTEEPQDILDEMVVNLKAGTYQMILDRKKAIQAAVNQATTNDIILIAGKGHEDYQIIGTTKHHFDDVEEVEKAIKLKNLKM from the coding sequence ATGAAAGCAATTGATTTAATCGCACCCCTTGTTATTAAAGGGATAACTAGTGATATTCCTCAAGCATTATCCATTTCTAAGATCACCCAAGATACACGGGAAATAGAAAAAAATTCTTTGTTTATCTGTATCGAAGGAGCTATACAAGATGGTCATAAATTGGTCGAAGAAGCAGTTAGTAGAGGTGCCACTTTAATTATAGCTAGTAAAAAAATAACAGTTTCTGTACCAGTAGTTTACGTTGCAGATACAACAAAAGCGATGGCCGTTTTAGCAGATAGTTTTTACGAACATCCTAGTCAACGTTTAAGAGTGATTGGGGTAACAGGTACAAACGGTAAAACAACTGTAACTCATCTATTAGATCAAATTTTTAGAAATCACGGAGAAACTACAGGTGTCATTGGAACAATGTATCGGCGTATTGGAGATAAACTGTTCACAACCAAAAACACGACTCCAGATAGTATTACTTTGCAAAAAACATTAAGTGAAATGAACGACGCAGGTGTAACGACTTGTTCTATGGAGGTCTCTTCTCATGCATTAGTACAAGGAAGAGTCTGGGGAACAGATTTTGATGTGGCAATATTCACAAACTTGAGCCAAGATCATTTAGAATACCATCGCACAATGGAGGGATATGCGCATGCAAAGGAATTGCTGTTTTCTCAATTAGGAAATAGTTACCAAAATACACAACCTAAATACGCTGTTTTGAATGTCGATGATTCAGTTGGTCGAAGCTACCAAAATAAAACAGCTGCACAAATTTATTCATACGGTATTGAGGAACCAGCAGATTTCAGAGCATTAGAGTTAAAAACAACGAATAAAGGGACTAGTTTTATTTTGCTGTTTCAAGGAAAAAAACACCCTGTCCATATGCAGATGATAGGTAAATTTAATGTGTCTAATGCTTTGGCTTCTATTGCAGCTGCTTATGCTTCTGGAATAAATTTAGCTAGTGTAATTGATTCAATGGAAAAAATTAAAGGAGTAAGAGGTCGTTTTGAAGTCGTACAAGGCGTACAAAACTTCACAGTAATTGTCGACTATGCTCACACACCTGATGGGTTGTTAAATGTATTAGATGCAGTAAATGAGATTAAAACGGGTAAAGTATATTGTATAGTTGGATGTGGCGGAGACCGAGATCGGACAAAGCGACCTATTATGGCAGAAGTTGCTATCGCTAACTCAGATTATGTCATTTTCACATCTGATAATCCAAGAACAGAAGAGCCACAAGATATTCTTGACGAAATGGTTGTAAACTTAAAAGCGGGTACTTACCAAATGATTTTAGATCGTAAAAAAGCTATTCAAGCAGCCGTCAACCAAGCGACAACAAATGATATTATTTTAATTGCAGGAAAAGGGCATGAGGATTATCAAATTATTGGAACAACAAAGCACCATTTTGATGACGTTGAAGAAGTAGAAAAAGCTATCAAGCTAAAAAATTTAAAAATGTAG
- a CDS encoding penicillin-binding protein, whose amino-acid sequence MKNRSPFKNRKNMTILLFFLAGLTFMVFVGRFAYIMVKGEINGEDLSQNVNNLYTRSSVLEANRGAIYDVGGNTIAVDATSYSLIAVLTDEWSNTPEKPLHVVNKQKTAAALAKHISMSEAEILKKLNQENLSQVEFGSAGKKLTYDMKSSIEKEKLPGIIFDETPTRLYPNGTFASHIVGYAELPTDKNGEPSVNPSNDDLVGLMGIEQSYNAELTGKDGSIEYQKDSFGYVLPNSSVKSTDPIDGKDIYLTLDKRMQVYLESIMTEVNDKYQPVGMTATLMNPETGAIIAASQRPSFNGTTKEGIGDLWQNLLVENTFEPGSTMKVLTLASAINEGVFNPSETYMSGSKTIEGGKVNDHNVNGWGQISYLEGLERSSNVAFVNLMEKMGTETWKEYMDKFGIGKTTSTGLPNEQEGFNPYMWPLEKANTSFGQGLTITVMQMMQAYSAVANEGKMMKPQFISKLVDPITGNEKIIEPEVVSEPVSKESANQALNYLKEVVYSENGTGQAYKIEGYEIAAKTGTAQIVNPDTKMYYSGGNNYIYSVVGMAPADDPKVILYITVQQPIINNSSIIGGDVVKAIFNPVMKRTLEYQQLTDESQSQNLNQVEMPKVTGISKVDALEKLNEAKLDVTIIGNGDAVVQQLPLPQKIIIKNQRIILMTNGAMTMPDMTGWSKNDVLKVSEITGIKFIFEGEGYVVEQGLMPQANMQNEETITITLASP is encoded by the coding sequence ATGAAAAATAGAAGCCCTTTTAAAAATAGAAAAAATATGACAATCTTGCTTTTTTTTCTTGCTGGATTAACCTTTATGGTATTTGTAGGACGTTTTGCTTATATTATGGTAAAAGGAGAAATTAACGGAGAAGATTTATCTCAAAATGTTAACAATCTTTATACAAGAAGTAGTGTACTCGAAGCAAACAGAGGAGCCATTTATGATGTCGGTGGTAATACTATTGCTGTAGACGCTACTTCTTATTCGTTAATCGCTGTTTTAACAGATGAGTGGTCTAATACCCCTGAAAAACCTCTGCATGTAGTAAACAAGCAAAAAACAGCAGCAGCTTTAGCTAAGCATATTTCTATGAGTGAGGCTGAAATTTTGAAAAAATTAAACCAAGAGAACTTGAGTCAAGTTGAGTTTGGTTCTGCTGGTAAAAAATTAACATATGATATGAAGTCATCGATTGAAAAAGAAAAGTTACCTGGAATTATTTTTGATGAAACACCAACTAGATTATATCCAAATGGTACTTTTGCTTCGCATATTGTCGGCTATGCTGAACTACCTACAGATAAAAATGGTGAACCAAGTGTAAATCCATCGAATGACGACTTGGTTGGCTTAATGGGTATAGAGCAATCTTATAACGCTGAATTGACTGGCAAAGACGGATCAATTGAGTACCAGAAAGATAGCTTCGGCTATGTTTTACCTAACTCTTCTGTGAAATCTACAGATCCAATAGACGGTAAAGATATCTATTTAACTTTAGATAAAAGAATGCAAGTTTACTTAGAGAGTATTATGACTGAAGTTAATGATAAATATCAACCAGTTGGTATGACAGCTACGCTAATGAATCCAGAAACAGGAGCAATTATAGCTGCTTCCCAAAGGCCTTCATTTAATGGAACGACTAAAGAAGGTATTGGAGATTTGTGGCAGAATTTATTGGTCGAAAATACGTTTGAACCTGGTTCAACAATGAAAGTTTTAACGCTTGCTTCGGCTATTAATGAAGGAGTATTTAATCCTAGTGAAACCTATATGTCAGGTTCAAAAACAATTGAAGGCGGCAAAGTAAACGATCATAATGTAAATGGGTGGGGTCAAATCAGTTATCTAGAAGGATTAGAAAGATCGAGTAATGTAGCCTTTGTAAATCTAATGGAAAAAATGGGGACTGAAACCTGGAAAGAATATATGGATAAATTTGGTATAGGAAAAACGACATCTACCGGTTTACCAAATGAACAAGAAGGATTCAATCCTTACATGTGGCCTCTTGAGAAAGCTAATACATCATTTGGTCAAGGATTGACGATAACGGTTATGCAAATGATGCAAGCTTATTCAGCTGTAGCAAATGAAGGTAAAATGATGAAACCACAATTTATAAGCAAACTTGTGGATCCTATAACAGGGAATGAAAAAATTATTGAACCTGAAGTAGTGAGTGAACCCGTTTCTAAAGAGTCGGCAAATCAAGCTTTAAATTATTTAAAAGAAGTTGTCTACAGCGAAAACGGTACTGGACAGGCATATAAAATCGAAGGCTATGAAATTGCAGCTAAAACTGGAACGGCACAAATTGTAAATCCTGACACAAAGATGTATTATAGCGGTGGGAACAATTATATTTATTCCGTTGTCGGAATGGCACCTGCTGATGATCCTAAGGTTATATTGTATATTACGGTACAACAGCCAATAATCAATAATTCATCTATAATCGGGGGAGACGTAGTAAAAGCAATTTTTAATCCTGTAATGAAAAGAACTCTTGAGTACCAACAATTAACAGATGAGTCTCAAAGTCAAAATTTGAATCAAGTCGAGATGCCAAAAGTAACTGGTATTTCTAAAGTAGATGCATTAGAAAAATTAAATGAAGCAAAGTTAGATGTAACAATCATTGGAAATGGAGATGCCGTAGTTCAACAATTGCCGCTGCCTCAGAAGATAATTATAAAAAATCAACGAATTATATTAATGACTAATGGTGCTATGACAATGCCTGATATGACTGGTTGGTCTAAGAATGATGTTTTAAAAGTATCTGAAATCACTGGAATTAAATTTATATTTGAAGGAGAGGGTTACGTAGTCGAACAGGGCCTCATGCCGCAAGCTAATATGCAAAATGAGGAAACCATTACAATCACCCTAGCTTCTCCTTAA
- the ftsL gene encoding cell division protein FtsL, producing MPLNSNSARKVEVEIPLQSPLNTPEQSTRMVHKSIPKKSIVTGLEKMLMGMIMAIAFTLMTISISLEINIASTNRALQDTKASILSTTTVNSNLQQEVQELSRYDRIYRIANEQGLKMNEANVRNVIK from the coding sequence ATGCCATTAAATAGTAATTCAGCTAGAAAAGTTGAAGTAGAAATACCTCTGCAGTCGCCGCTTAATACGCCTGAACAGTCAACTAGGATGGTACATAAATCGATTCCCAAAAAATCAATTGTAACTGGATTAGAAAAAATGCTAATGGGTATGATTATGGCTATAGCTTTTACCTTAATGACAATTAGTATTTCTTTGGAAATTAATATAGCAAGCACGAATCGGGCGTTACAAGACACAAAGGCATCGATTCTAAGTACAACCACGGTAAACAGCAATTTACAACAAGAAGTACAAGAACTATCTAGATATGATCGAATCTATAGAATTGCTAATGAACAAGGATTAAAAATGAATGAAGCAAATGTAAGGAATGTTATTAAATGA